From the genome of Gracilibacillus salitolerans, one region includes:
- a CDS encoding BMP family ABC transporter substrate-binding protein gives MEAKRQVKYIIGITLIVVSIFVIFLVFKSNQIMDNMNASETSSTKVLILTTDRLNDQSWGSLAYKGKILIEEEYNVTAEVLGEVDAEKDTSSLVEEYVDQDYELIIGHGREFSEPFYRIINQYKDVQFVTIHGDNIANNLAVYTFNQNEVEVIAGMAAGLKTKSKKIGLIDAVDNKHKDWGFPQGIELIDDKIELIYKVVPERTNKSDAKLFAANLIEEGVDVIYTKGNSYNQEVINYAKEHGIYIIGYLEDQSYMAEDKVLTSVLNNVPMAYSAILRDFLSEEGIKFEKKYLDVDDGVYGIAPFGSMFSEDEIQTIEEVTDHEIPR, from the coding sequence ATGGAGGCAAAAAGACAGGTGAAATACATAATAGGAATTACTTTGATTGTGGTATCGATCTTTGTTATTTTTTTAGTGTTCAAATCTAATCAGATAATGGATAATATGAATGCTTCTGAAACATCTTCTACTAAAGTATTAATCTTAACGACTGATCGATTAAATGATCAAAGCTGGGGAAGCTTGGCTTATAAAGGCAAAATTCTCATTGAAGAAGAGTATAATGTAACTGCCGAAGTTCTTGGAGAAGTGGATGCAGAAAAGGATACGTCTTCACTTGTAGAAGAATATGTTGACCAAGACTATGAATTGATTATCGGACATGGTAGAGAATTTTCAGAGCCATTTTATCGAATCATCAATCAATATAAGGATGTTCAGTTTGTGACCATTCATGGTGATAATATCGCGAATAACCTAGCTGTGTATACTTTCAATCAAAATGAAGTAGAAGTTATTGCAGGTATGGCTGCTGGATTAAAAACTAAGTCGAAAAAAATTGGTCTAATAGATGCTGTTGATAATAAACATAAGGATTGGGGATTTCCTCAAGGTATTGAATTAATTGATGATAAAATAGAATTGATCTATAAAGTAGTACCGGAAAGAACAAATAAATCTGACGCCAAATTATTTGCTGCTAATTTGATCGAAGAGGGTGTAGATGTCATCTATACGAAAGGAAACAGCTACAATCAAGAAGTTATTAATTATGCCAAAGAACATGGTATCTATATTATAGGGTACTTGGAAGATCAATCTTATATGGCTGAAGATAAAGTGCTTACTAGTGTTTTAAATAATGTGCCAATGGCCTATTCTGCTATTTTGAGAGATTTTCTAAGTGAAGAAGGAATTAAGTTTGAAAAGAAATACTTGGATGTTGATGATGGGGTTTATGGTATAGCACCATTTGGTTCTATGTTTTCGGAAGATGAAATTCAAACAATCGAAGAAGTAACAGATCATGAAATACCGCGCTAA
- the prli42 gene encoding stressosome-associated protein Prli42 yields MASKREKRIKVVIYIMIVAMILSTFTAGLAMFAN; encoded by the coding sequence ATGGCATCTAAGCGCGAAAAACGAATTAAAGTTGTTATATATATTATGATCGTTGCTATGATATTATCTACATTTACGGCAGGGTTAGCAATGTTTGCAAACTAA
- a CDS encoding TerC family protein, whose translation MSLFAGIDWISLLQIILIDIVLSGDNALVIAMATKNLHKKNQNKAILIGVAGAIILRIIFATGIIYLLKFPLIYLIGGILLIWIGYKILIKEEEAQEITSHHSLYKAVMTIIIADVIMSLDNVVAIAGASKGSVTLLTVGVMVSIPLMIFGAKFIVHLLKRYPYLIYIGSAILVYTGVDMMVHEPIVYHLLKLESGLITILLSVIVTIGVIVSGYITNKQAEQNP comes from the coding sequence ATGTCATTGTTTGCAGGAATCGATTGGATAAGTTTATTACAGATAATCTTAATTGATATAGTACTATCAGGGGATAATGCTTTAGTTATTGCGATGGCAACTAAAAATCTCCATAAAAAAAATCAAAATAAAGCTATTTTGATTGGTGTTGCTGGAGCTATTATCCTTAGAATTATTTTTGCAACCGGTATTATTTATCTGCTCAAATTTCCACTTATTTACCTTATAGGCGGTATTCTATTGATTTGGATCGGTTACAAGATTTTAATAAAAGAAGAGGAAGCACAAGAAATTACGTCGCATCATTCTCTATACAAAGCAGTAATGACCATTATTATTGCGGATGTCATTATGAGTTTAGACAATGTTGTAGCAATTGCAGGTGCTTCCAAAGGTAGTGTCACATTACTGACAGTGGGTGTTATGGTTAGTATTCCATTAATGATATTTGGAGCCAAGTTTATTGTTCACCTTTTAAAACGTTATCCCTACCTCATTTATATTGGATCAGCTATATTAGTTTACACAGGTGTCGATATGATGGTTCATGAGCCTATTGTTTATCATTTATTAAAATTGGAATCCGGATTGATTACTATTTTGTTAAGTGTAATTGTTACAATTGGTGTAATCGTTTCAGGTTATATTACCAATAAACAAGCAGAACAAAACCCTTAA
- a CDS encoding ATP-binding protein, producing MISFFQKFSLRNKLLSILLIFMVIFSGFSLLLIQSIEDVSDVTNTIKDENIPELVWFNQWEKELEIKKRMVLSHSNTDFEHDFQQEFEENDISINSLELIDDIPIPESIESIHKQLMLLDFTVTNKVFGLLEYDEVEAARNVIESEYLPELESLKKTIIAQRNEEYASLQQNTNTYPEIIEKSLYFLLIITIVGILISLYFSFKMSKSITKPIESMVTKVNKIANGNYGETVYSSTQLELQSLAKSINQMSISLQQSFQQIISDKMKHEQILNSLPVGIITYDNKAKEYLANSYVRNLFELSNGIITDSDIIEKQNKYPILKMLVSSESFQNKKLHITIHNKEYVLLVSQSKLKDHHQMTTGKILFFVDITESTKLENRIIQSEKLALVGEMAASSAHEIRNPLTVIHGFLSLMKESMSKEEMVKYNLHLMMKEIDRLYSIVEQMLLMSNHKKPEKDMILLQNLLDDLLPLMYNSLEAKNINVVTEITDEYILADQKQLKQVFLNLLRNSKDAIGDSGTIKIENKIENDKYVIYFSDTGSGIPTSIKDVLFEPFSTSKSNGTGLGLNVVSRIIKNHHGEITVVSSDISGTKFKITLPLIKNKSSLN from the coding sequence ATGATTTCCTTTTTTCAAAAATTTTCATTACGCAATAAGTTATTATCCATTCTCCTTATATTTATGGTTATTTTTAGTGGTTTTTCTCTTTTGTTAATTCAATCAATTGAAGATGTGAGTGATGTAACGAACACCATCAAGGATGAGAATATACCTGAACTTGTATGGTTCAATCAGTGGGAAAAGGAATTGGAAATAAAAAAACGAATGGTTCTGAGTCACTCCAACACAGACTTTGAACATGATTTTCAACAAGAATTTGAAGAGAATGACATTAGTATCAATAGTCTGGAATTAATAGATGATATTCCAATACCAGAAAGTATTGAGAGTATACACAAACAATTAATGTTATTGGATTTCACTGTAACCAATAAAGTGTTTGGCTTACTTGAATATGATGAAGTAGAGGCAGCTAGAAATGTGATTGAATCAGAATATCTACCTGAACTAGAATCACTTAAAAAAACCATAATTGCACAGAGGAATGAAGAGTACGCTTCTTTACAACAAAATACGAATACATATCCTGAAATCATTGAAAAATCATTATATTTTTTACTTATCATCACAATAGTTGGAATTTTAATTTCCCTATATTTTTCATTTAAAATGAGTAAGAGTATTACAAAACCAATCGAATCGATGGTTACGAAGGTGAACAAAATCGCAAATGGTAATTATGGGGAAACCGTTTATAGTAGTACTCAGTTGGAATTGCAAAGTTTAGCTAAATCAATTAATCAAATGTCGATCAGCTTACAGCAGTCCTTCCAGCAAATCATTTCAGATAAAATGAAACATGAACAAATTTTAAATTCATTACCTGTTGGCATCATTACGTATGATAATAAAGCCAAAGAATACTTGGCAAATTCCTATGTTCGTAATTTATTTGAATTAAGCAATGGAATCATTACTGATAGTGATATTATAGAAAAGCAAAATAAATATCCTATATTGAAAATGCTTGTCTCAAGCGAGTCTTTTCAAAATAAAAAGCTCCATATTACAATTCATAATAAAGAATATGTCTTACTAGTCTCTCAGAGTAAATTAAAAGATCATCATCAAATGACAACAGGGAAGATCCTTTTCTTTGTCGATATTACAGAATCTACTAAGCTCGAAAATCGTATCATTCAGTCAGAAAAACTTGCTTTAGTTGGGGAAATGGCGGCAAGTTCGGCTCACGAAATAAGAAATCCTTTAACGGTTATTCATGGATTCTTATCGCTAATGAAAGAATCCATGTCAAAAGAGGAAATGGTAAAATATAATCTTCATTTAATGATGAAAGAAATCGACCGTCTGTATTCAATTGTGGAACAGATGTTGTTAATGTCGAACCATAAAAAGCCAGAAAAAGATATGATATTATTGCAAAATTTGTTGGATGACTTGTTACCACTTATGTATAATTCCTTGGAAGCTAAAAATATTAATGTTGTCACAGAAATTACCGATGAATACATTCTTGCTGATCAAAAGCAATTAAAGCAAGTATTTTTAAACTTATTACGGAATAGTAAAGATGCAATCGGTGATAGTGGGACAATTAAGATAGAAAATAAAATCGAAAATGACAAATACGTTATTTATTTTAGTGATACGGGTTCAGGTATTCCAACTTCTATTAAAGATGTGTTGTTTGAGCCTTTCTCAACATCTAAATCTAACGGAACTGGTTTAGGTTTAAATGTTGTCTCTAGGATTATCAAAAATCATCATGGAGAAATTACAGTTGTTTCCAGCGATATTTCAGGAACAAAATTTAAGATAACATTGCCTCTTATTAAAAATAAAAGCTCTCTTAATTGA
- a CDS encoding alpha-ketoacid dehydrogenase subunit beta, with protein sequence MAVLTYIQAVNQALKEEMEQNEKVFVLGEDVGKKGGVFLATAGLYDQFGEERVIDTPLAESAIAGVGIGAAMYGMRPVAEMQFADFILPAVNQIMSEAARIRYRSNNDWDCPITIRAPYGAGVHGGLYHSQSVEAIFANQPGLKIVMPSSPYDAKGLLKAAIRDDDPVLFFEHKRAYRLLKEEVPETDYTLPIGKADIKREGTDVTVISYGLCVHYAKQAAEKLELEGISTEILDLRTVYPLDQESIIEAASKTGKVLLVTEDNKEGSIIGEVSAIISENCLFDLDAPIKRLAGPNAPATSFAPPLEKEFLISADKIEQAIRDLAEF encoded by the coding sequence ATGGCTGTATTGACGTATATCCAGGCAGTTAACCAAGCTTTAAAAGAAGAAATGGAACAAAATGAAAAAGTGTTTGTACTTGGTGAAGATGTGGGGAAAAAAGGCGGTGTATTCCTAGCAACAGCAGGTCTCTATGATCAATTTGGTGAAGAACGAGTGATTGATACACCTCTTGCCGAATCTGCTATTGCAGGTGTCGGAATTGGTGCAGCAATGTATGGCATGCGACCTGTTGCAGAAATGCAATTTGCTGATTTCATTTTGCCTGCGGTTAATCAAATTATGTCTGAAGCTGCCCGTATTCGGTATCGGTCAAATAATGATTGGGATTGCCCTATAACCATCCGAGCTCCATATGGTGCCGGAGTCCATGGGGGATTATATCACTCCCAATCAGTTGAGGCTATTTTCGCGAATCAACCAGGATTAAAAATTGTGATGCCTTCAAGTCCTTATGATGCTAAAGGATTATTAAAAGCAGCCATTCGAGACGATGACCCTGTGTTATTCTTTGAACATAAACGTGCTTATCGTTTATTAAAAGAAGAAGTGCCTGAAACAGACTACACTCTCCCAATTGGAAAAGCAGATATTAAACGCGAAGGTACTGATGTAACAGTTATTTCGTATGGTCTCTGTGTCCATTATGCTAAACAAGCAGCCGAAAAATTAGAACTAGAAGGCATTAGTACAGAAATATTAGATTTAAGAACCGTCTATCCTCTCGATCAAGAGTCTATTATAGAAGCAGCATCTAAAACAGGAAAAGTTCTTTTAGTTACGGAGGACAATAAAGAAGGTAGCATTATCGGAGAAGTTTCTGCTATTATTAGTGAAAATTGTCTGTTTGATTTAGACGCACCAATAAAACGATTAGCTGGCCCAAATGCACCAGCCACATCTTTTGCACCGCCATTAGAAAAAGAATTTTTAATTAGCGCCGATAAAATTGAACAAGCGATTCGCGATTTAGCGGAATTTTAA
- a CDS encoding M20/M25/M40 family metallo-hydrolase: protein MINQQRVINQFIDLVKIDSETTKERKIANYLIDILQQLQLDVKEDQTNQITGHEAGNIIAYLKGTDKNIPAIYFTAHMDTVVPGAGIQPDIRDGVIYSDGTTILGADDKAGISAILELIQILKEDPIPRGDIYFVIMSGEESGLVGSQQFKVSQLPVSYGYALDSDGEVGTIITAAPAQAKLYATIKGKAAHAGVNPEKGISAISMTAKAITKMSLGRIDEETTANVGSFEGKGPTNVVCEQVLLVAEARSLSKEKLDRQVESMCEALEQTASQMGGAVDIEVKPMYPNYKFSENDQVVQVAKNAVKALNKTPSLKVSGGGSDANHLSGKGIPTVNLAVGYENIHTKNERINISALTEVPALLFEIVKESAK from the coding sequence TTGATTAATCAACAACGAGTTATAAACCAATTTATTGATTTAGTGAAAATTGATTCAGAAACAACGAAAGAAAGAAAAATAGCTAATTATTTAATCGACATCTTGCAACAATTGCAATTAGATGTAAAAGAAGATCAAACAAATCAGATAACAGGTCATGAAGCAGGAAATATCATTGCCTATTTGAAAGGGACAGATAAAAATATTCCCGCTATCTATTTTACCGCACATATGGATACGGTTGTACCAGGTGCAGGTATTCAACCAGATATACGTGATGGTGTAATTTATTCTGATGGAACAACTATCTTAGGTGCTGATGATAAGGCTGGGATATCAGCTATATTAGAGCTTATTCAGATTCTAAAGGAAGATCCGATACCACGTGGAGATATTTATTTTGTAATCATGAGTGGGGAAGAATCTGGTCTTGTTGGTTCACAACAATTTAAAGTATCCCAATTACCGGTATCGTATGGTTATGCACTTGATAGCGACGGAGAAGTTGGAACAATCATAACAGCAGCTCCTGCTCAAGCAAAACTATATGCCACCATTAAAGGAAAAGCTGCACATGCTGGAGTAAATCCCGAAAAAGGAATTTCTGCGATAAGTATGACTGCCAAAGCAATTACTAAAATGTCTTTAGGACGAATTGATGAAGAAACAACTGCAAACGTTGGTAGTTTTGAAGGTAAGGGACCGACAAATGTAGTCTGCGAACAAGTATTATTAGTAGCAGAAGCAAGGTCTTTATCAAAAGAAAAATTAGATCGACAAGTGGAATCAATGTGTGAGGCACTTGAACAAACTGCTTCGCAAATGGGGGGAGCAGTAGATATTGAGGTTAAACCCATGTATCCCAATTATAAGTTTTCTGAGAACGATCAAGTTGTACAAGTGGCAAAAAATGCTGTTAAAGCATTGAATAAAACGCCATCGTTAAAAGTTAGTGGTGGTGGTAGTGATGCAAATCATCTATCTGGAAAGGGTATACCAACAGTTAATTTAGCGGTTGGTTACGAAAATATTCATACTAAAAATGAACGAATTAATATTTCCGCTTTAACCGAAGTACCAGCTTTATTATTTGAAATAGTTAAAGAATCAGCTAAATGA
- a CDS encoding dihydrolipoamide acetyltransferase family protein, which translates to MPQLGESVTEGTVSNWLVQAGDYVEKYDAIAEVMTDKVNAEVPSSYSGVIKELIAEEGETIEVGQLMCYIEVEGEETEQPSSAPAPDSKDKQSVEQNMKTRYSPVVMRLAGEHQIDLSTITGSGKGGRITRKDIEKIIATGQTSTVEKTEPSSVQESSEEREEMEEFTPPIIRRKPVEAKPGDREIPVTGLRKTIAQNMVRSKTEIPHAWMMIEVDVTNLVAYRNAEKDKFKQNEGYNLSYFAFFLNAVAKALKKFPELNSCWAGDKIIQRNDINLSIAVAHGHELYVPVIKNVDEKSIKGIAKEIAQLSNKARTGTLTKEDMEDGTFTVNNTGSFGSVESMGVINYPQSAILQVESIVKRPVIIDDMFAARDMVNLCLSLDHRVLDGVICGAFMSHVKAILENISSETTPIY; encoded by the coding sequence ATGCCCCAGCTTGGCGAGAGTGTAACAGAAGGAACGGTTAGTAACTGGCTTGTTCAGGCAGGGGATTATGTCGAGAAATATGATGCTATTGCAGAAGTAATGACAGATAAAGTGAATGCGGAAGTCCCTTCGTCATATTCTGGTGTTATTAAAGAATTAATAGCTGAAGAGGGAGAAACAATTGAAGTTGGTCAATTGATGTGCTATATAGAGGTGGAAGGTGAAGAGACTGAACAACCATCCTCAGCTCCGGCACCGGATTCAAAAGATAAACAATCTGTTGAGCAAAATATGAAAACCCGCTATTCTCCAGTAGTAATGCGGTTAGCCGGGGAGCATCAAATAGATTTAAGTACGATAACTGGGTCAGGTAAAGGTGGCCGGATAACAAGAAAAGATATTGAAAAAATCATTGCTACTGGACAAACATCTACTGTAGAGAAAACGGAACCATCGTCTGTTCAAGAGAGTTCAGAAGAAAGGGAAGAAATGGAGGAATTTACTCCACCTATTATTCGTCGTAAACCTGTAGAAGCAAAACCTGGTGATCGTGAAATACCAGTCACAGGTTTAAGAAAAACCATTGCTCAAAATATGGTTCGGTCAAAAACAGAAATACCCCATGCCTGGATGATGATTGAGGTTGATGTCACAAATCTTGTTGCATATCGGAATGCAGAGAAAGATAAATTTAAGCAAAATGAAGGATACAATCTATCTTACTTTGCCTTTTTCTTAAATGCTGTAGCGAAAGCACTGAAAAAATTCCCTGAATTAAATAGCTGTTGGGCAGGGGATAAAATTATTCAACGTAATGACATTAACTTATCAATTGCTGTGGCACATGGACATGAATTATATGTACCAGTAATCAAAAACGTTGATGAAAAGAGTATTAAAGGTATTGCCAAAGAAATTGCCCAGCTCTCCAATAAAGCAAGAACAGGAACATTAACGAAAGAAGATATGGAAGATGGGACGTTCACCGTGAACAATACCGGGTCCTTTGGTTCTGTGGAATCGATGGGTGTAATCAATTATCCGCAGTCAGCAATTTTACAAGTGGAATCCATTGTGAAGCGACCGGTTATTATCGATGATATGTTCGCAGCTCGTGATATGGTAAACCTTTGTTTATCATTAGATCATCGTGTATTAGACGGTGTTATCTGTGGAGCATTTATGTCACACGTTAAGGCGATATTAGAGAATATATCTAGCGAGACTACACCAATTTATTGA
- a CDS encoding thiamine pyrophosphate-dependent dehydrogenase E1 component subunit alpha, whose translation MVNQTYALETDKETLLAMYREMLLARRIDERMWLLNRSGSIPFVVSCQGQEVLQIAASFALNKEKDYVLPYYRDLGVVLHFGMTTREIFLQAYAKGEDPNSGGRQMPSHFGQKKNRIVTGSSPVTTQVPHAVGFALATKMEKKSAVSFVTLGEGSSNQGDFHEGLNFAGVHKLPVIFMVENNKYAISVPLSKQVACENIADRAIGYGMKGIKVDGNEAFEVYKAVKEAHERALNGEGPTLIEAVSYRLTPHSSDDDDSTYRTKDEVSSEKSKDGIVRFKQFLMDKGYLTDALNEELETTIKQEINDATEYAENAPYADVSTLSNHVYGQKEDH comes from the coding sequence ATGGTTAATCAAACGTACGCTTTAGAAACTGACAAAGAAACTTTACTAGCAATGTATCGCGAAATGTTATTAGCAAGAAGAATCGATGAAAGAATGTGGTTATTAAATCGGTCAGGTAGTATTCCTTTTGTTGTATCCTGCCAAGGTCAAGAAGTATTGCAGATAGCGGCATCTTTTGCATTGAATAAAGAGAAGGATTACGTATTACCATACTACCGTGATCTAGGTGTTGTCCTCCATTTCGGTATGACAACAAGAGAAATTTTCTTACAAGCTTATGCTAAAGGTGAAGATCCAAACTCTGGTGGTCGACAAATGCCAAGTCACTTTGGTCAGAAGAAAAATCGTATTGTAACAGGATCTTCCCCGGTAACGACTCAAGTACCACATGCTGTAGGTTTTGCTTTAGCTACAAAAATGGAAAAAAAATCTGCCGTTTCTTTTGTAACATTGGGAGAAGGTTCTTCGAATCAAGGCGATTTTCATGAAGGATTGAATTTCGCTGGTGTTCATAAATTACCTGTTATTTTCATGGTGGAAAATAACAAATATGCCATTAGTGTACCTTTAAGTAAACAAGTAGCTTGCGAGAATATTGCAGATCGAGCAATTGGCTATGGTATGAAAGGTATTAAAGTCGATGGAAATGAAGCATTCGAGGTATATAAAGCAGTAAAAGAAGCACATGAACGAGCTTTAAATGGGGAAGGACCAACATTAATTGAAGCAGTGTCCTATCGTTTAACTCCTCACTCAAGTGATGATGACGATTCGACATACCGAACAAAAGACGAAGTATCGAGTGAAAAATCAAAAGATGGTATAGTACGTTTCAAACAGTTTCTTATGGATAAAGGTTATTTAACTGACGCCTTAAATGAGGAACTAGAAACGACAATCAAACAAGAAATCAATGATGCGACAGAATATGCTGAGAATGCACCGTATGCAGATGTTTCCACACTCAGCAATCATGTTTATGGTCAAAAGGAGGATCACTAA
- a CDS encoding trimeric intracellular cation channel family protein translates to MFLIEAFVYIGTIAFAISGSLIAIKNNLDIFGVILLGMTTSLAGGVIRDLMIGNIPPTNLVYPQYFLVSLLASLATILFYDKINKFEHGITFSDAIGLGVFTAVGANAAISLDYSQPFLIVAMGLVTGIGGGVLRDVFVREIPFVFRKEIYGIASIAGSIALISTYELLSPTISLYICLTVTLTIRMLAVKWKWNVPIVHKKSTIKKRTVNF, encoded by the coding sequence ATGTTTTTAATAGAAGCATTTGTTTATATAGGAACCATAGCGTTTGCTATTTCTGGATCACTAATTGCCATTAAAAATAATTTAGATATATTTGGTGTTATTTTATTAGGGATGACAACATCATTAGCTGGTGGTGTTATAAGGGACCTGATGATCGGTAATATACCACCAACTAACCTAGTGTATCCACAATATTTTTTAGTTAGTTTACTAGCCAGCTTAGCAACTATTTTATTTTATGATAAAATCAATAAATTTGAACATGGGATCACGTTCTCGGATGCGATCGGATTAGGAGTTTTTACAGCTGTTGGTGCTAATGCTGCAATAAGCCTGGACTATTCACAACCATTTCTTATTGTAGCAATGGGATTAGTAACAGGAATTGGTGGTGGTGTCTTACGGGATGTATTTGTTCGTGAAATTCCATTCGTATTTCGTAAAGAAATATACGGCATTGCTTCCATTGCAGGTTCCATTGCGTTAATCAGCACGTATGAATTACTATCACCAACGATCAGTTTATATATTTGTTTAACTGTTACATTAACCATTCGCATGTTGGCGGTGAAATGGAAATGGAATGTTCCGATTGTTCATAAAAAATCTACAATTAAGAAAAGAACGGTGAATTTTTAA
- a CDS encoding BrxA/BrxB family bacilliredoxin: MDFNLFMGDIVESARNEITQAGFEELRKPEDVKESLSKSGTTLVMVNSTCGCAGGVARPAAASAIHYDKRPDQLVTVFAGQDREATELARQYFEGYEPSSPSFALLKDGQILKMVERHEIEGHSPVEVVNKLQDLFDQYCEEV; encoded by the coding sequence ATGGACTTTAATTTATTTATGGGAGATATAGTGGAATCAGCTAGAAATGAAATTACGCAAGCAGGTTTTGAAGAACTAAGAAAGCCTGAGGATGTGAAAGAATCATTATCTAAAAGTGGTACCACGTTAGTTATGGTAAACTCTACATGTGGCTGTGCAGGTGGTGTTGCAAGACCAGCAGCAGCTAGTGCAATTCATTATGATAAAAGACCTGACCAACTTGTCACAGTTTTTGCAGGACAGGACCGAGAAGCAACTGAATTAGCACGTCAATATTTTGAAGGATATGAGCCATCCTCTCCATCATTTGCTTTACTAAAAGATGGGCAAATCTTGAAAATGGTGGAAAGACACGAAATAGAAGGGCACAGCCCGGTAGAAGTAGTTAATAAACTTCAAGACCTATTTGATCAATACTGTGAAGAAGTGTAA
- a CDS encoding transporter, with amino-acid sequence MQQKARFIYDMAMILLVMVTILTLWVDHMVNSTINLIVWLVFLIDYIIRIILAEKKWQFIKKNPFLLLAVIPFDQFFQVARIVRLFYLFRIKTITKYYITPYIKQLTYTKKIILLLSVPALLLIETIVIWKMGNKLEFWQDAFIVVFQHLFIFANSLESINHFPSILLLTITSIFGVIIQGLVLQWLFDKLEDIWHKRKHIFSSTKSGG; translated from the coding sequence ATGCAGCAAAAAGCAAGATTTATATATGACATGGCCATGATTTTGTTAGTTATGGTCACGATATTGACTCTGTGGGTCGATCATATGGTAAATTCTACAATTAACCTTATTGTTTGGCTCGTTTTCTTAATAGATTATATCATTCGAATAATACTGGCAGAAAAGAAATGGCAATTCATTAAGAAAAATCCATTTTTATTACTTGCTGTTATACCATTTGATCAATTTTTCCAAGTAGCAAGAATCGTCCGATTGTTCTATCTGTTTCGAATAAAAACAATTACGAAATATTATATTACACCGTATATAAAACAATTAACCTATACGAAAAAAATAATACTATTACTATCAGTACCGGCATTATTACTTATAGAAACTATTGTAATCTGGAAAATGGGAAATAAATTAGAATTTTGGCAAGATGCTTTTATCGTCGTTTTCCAACATTTATTTATATTTGCGAATAGCTTGGAAAGTATTAACCATTTTCCTAGTATTTTATTATTAACAATAACATCGATATTCGGTGTTATTATACAAGGTTTAGTGTTACAATGGTTATTTGATAAGTTAGAAGATATTTGGCATAAAAGAAAACATATATTTTCATCTACGAAAAGTGGGGGATAG